The following are from one region of the Paenibacillus protaetiae genome:
- the uvrA gene encoding excinuclease ABC subunit UvrA has product MASDQIVIKGARAHNLKNIDVTIPRDKFVVLTGLSGSGKSSLAFDTIYAEGQRRYVESLSAYARQFLGQMEKPDVDSIDGLSPAISIDQKTTSRNPRSTVGTVTEIYDYLRLLYARIGKPHCPEHGIEISSQTVEQMVDRIMEYPERTKLQILAPVVSGRKGEHTKLLADIQKQGFVRVRINGEMRELSEKIELEKNKKHTIEVIIDRIVVKPDIESRLADSLETALKLAEGRVLVDIIDKEELLFSSNLACPICGFSMDELTPRMFSFNSPFGACPDCDGLGAKMIVDPDLLISDWSKTIEDGAFEAWAGSTSNYYPQFMAAVCKHYSIPTNVPVSELSQDQLKKLLYGTGGERVRFIYESDFGGRKEAHVPFEGIVNNLERRYRDTPSESMREHIEQYMSSKPCGTCKGHRLRKETLAVTVGEQNISYVTSLSIGDAQQFFNALQLNDKEKLIAHLILKEINGRLGFLVNVGLEYLTMSRAAGTLSGGEAQRIRLATQIGSSLMGVLYILDEPSIGLHQRDNDRLIETLQHMRDIGNTLIVVEHDEDTMLASDYIIDVGPGPGIHGGTIVAQGTPAEVMANEHSITGQYLSGRKFIEVPLKRRATSDKWLEVRGAKQNNLKNVNVKIPLGVFTAVTGVSGSGKSTFVNEIVYKTLARDLNKAKTRPGEYKEMRGLEHLDKVIDIDQSPIGRTPRSNPATYTGVFDDIRDVYSATNEAKVRGYKKGRFSFNVKGGRCEACRGDGIIKIEMHFLPDVYVPCEVCKGKRYNRETLDVKYKGKNIAEVLEMTIEDGCEFFKNIPRIHRKLQALLDVGLGYMQLGQPSTTMSGGEAQRVKLAAELYRRSTGKTLYILDEPTTGLHVDDIDRLLAVLHRIVDSGESVLVIEHNLDVIKTADYLIDLGPEGGSGGGTIIATGTPEQVVKVPQSYTGKYLKPVMERDLARTVAKHEAQAGVAAGQE; this is encoded by the coding sequence GTGGCAAGTGACCAGATTGTGATTAAAGGCGCGCGAGCGCATAATTTGAAAAATATCGACGTCACCATTCCGCGCGACAAGTTTGTTGTGCTGACCGGGTTAAGCGGATCGGGCAAGTCATCGCTTGCATTTGATACGATTTATGCCGAAGGGCAGCGCCGTTATGTGGAATCGCTGTCCGCTTACGCGCGCCAGTTTCTCGGTCAAATGGAAAAGCCGGACGTCGATTCGATTGACGGGCTGTCGCCGGCGATTTCGATCGACCAGAAAACAACGAGCCGCAACCCCCGTTCGACGGTAGGCACGGTTACAGAAATTTACGACTATTTGCGCTTGCTGTACGCGCGGATTGGCAAACCGCATTGCCCGGAGCACGGCATTGAAATTTCGTCGCAGACGGTTGAGCAGATGGTGGACCGCATTATGGAATATCCGGAGCGCACAAAGCTGCAAATATTGGCGCCGGTTGTATCCGGCCGTAAAGGTGAGCATACGAAGCTGCTGGCTGACATTCAGAAGCAGGGGTTTGTCCGCGTCCGGATTAACGGCGAAATGCGGGAGCTTTCGGAGAAAATTGAGCTGGAAAAAAACAAAAAGCATACGATTGAAGTTATTATAGACCGGATTGTCGTTAAACCGGATATTGAAAGCCGCCTGGCCGATTCGCTTGAGACGGCGCTTAAGCTGGCGGAAGGACGGGTGCTGGTCGACATTATCGACAAAGAAGAGCTGCTGTTCAGCTCCAACCTCGCCTGCCCGATTTGCGGATTCAGCATGGACGAGCTGACGCCGCGCATGTTCTCCTTTAACAGCCCGTTTGGCGCTTGTCCGGACTGTGACGGCCTTGGCGCTAAAATGATCGTTGATCCGGATCTGCTTATTTCCGACTGGAGCAAAACGATCGAAGACGGCGCTTTTGAAGCTTGGGCAGGCAGCACCTCCAACTATTACCCGCAATTTATGGCGGCAGTCTGCAAACATTACAGCATTCCAACTAATGTGCCGGTGTCGGAGCTGTCGCAAGACCAGCTGAAAAAGCTGCTGTACGGCACCGGCGGCGAACGTGTCCGTTTTATATACGAAAGCGACTTTGGCGGCCGCAAGGAAGCGCATGTTCCGTTTGAAGGCATTGTGAACAATTTGGAGCGGCGTTACCGTGACACGCCTTCTGAGTCGATGCGGGAGCATATTGAACAATATATGAGCTCCAAGCCATGCGGCACGTGCAAAGGGCATCGGCTGCGCAAGGAAACATTGGCGGTCACGGTAGGCGAGCAAAATATTTCGTATGTGACTTCATTGTCCATTGGCGATGCACAGCAGTTTTTTAACGCATTGCAGCTGAACGACAAGGAGAAGCTGATCGCCCATCTGATTTTGAAGGAAATTAACGGGCGCCTTGGCTTCCTGGTGAATGTCGGCCTTGAATATTTGACGATGAGCCGTGCAGCAGGCACATTATCGGGCGGAGAAGCGCAGCGGATCAGACTGGCTACGCAGATCGGTTCCAGCTTGATGGGCGTGTTGTACATTTTGGACGAGCCGAGTATCGGATTGCATCAGCGGGACAACGACCGTCTGATTGAGACGCTGCAGCATATGCGGGATATCGGCAACACGCTTATTGTTGTTGAGCATGACGAGGATACGATGCTGGCATCCGATTATATTATTGACGTTGGCCCTGGCCCGGGCATCCATGGCGGTACAATCGTTGCGCAAGGAACACCGGCTGAAGTGATGGCCAATGAACATTCGATCACCGGCCAATATTTAAGCGGACGGAAATTTATTGAGGTGCCGCTGAAACGGCGGGCAACGTCGGACAAATGGCTGGAAGTCCGCGGCGCCAAGCAGAACAACTTGAAAAATGTTAACGTTAAAATCCCGTTAGGCGTATTTACCGCCGTAACCGGCGTATCCGGTTCGGGTAAATCGACCTTTGTTAACGAGATTGTGTATAAGACGCTGGCAAGAGACTTGAATAAAGCGAAAACACGTCCAGGCGAATATAAGGAAATGCGCGGGCTGGAGCATTTGGACAAAGTCATCGATATCGACCAGTCGCCAATCGGCCGTACGCCGCGCTCCAACCCGGCAACGTATACCGGCGTATTTGACGATATTCGCGACGTTTATTCCGCGACCAACGAAGCGAAAGTGCGCGGCTACAAAAAAGGGCGGTTCAGCTTTAACGTCAAAGGCGGACGCTGCGAGGCTTGCCGCGGCGACGGCATTATTAAAATCGAAATGCATTTCCTTCCCGATGTATATGTGCCGTGCGAAGTATGTAAAGGGAAACGGTATAACCGCGAGACACTGGATGTGAAATATAAAGGCAAAAACATCGCAGAAGTGCTGGAGATGACCATTGAGGACGGCTGCGAGTTTTTCAAAAACATTCCGCGCATTCACCGCAAGCTGCAAGCTTTGCTGGATGTTGGCTTAGGTTATATGCAGCTGGGCCAGCCATCTACAACGATGTCGGGCGGCGAAGCGCAGCGCGTGAAGCTGGCGGCGGAGCTGTACCGCAGAAGTACCGGCAAGACGCTTTATATTCTCGATGAACCGACCACGGGTTTGCATGTGGACGATATCGACCGCCTGCTGGCGGTTCTGCATCGCATTGTTGATTCCGGCGAATCTGTGCTTGTGATCGAACATAATTTGGATGTAATCAAAACAGCCGATTATTTAATTGATCTCGGACCGGAAGGCGGCAGCGGAGGCGGGACGATTATAGCAACCGGGACGCCGGAGCAGGTCGTAAAAGTTCCGCAGTCGTATACCGGGAAGTATTTGAAGCCGGTGATGGAACGCGATTTGGCGCGGACGGTTGCGAAGCACGAAGCGCAGGCAGGGGTGGCTGCAGGCCAGGAGTAA
- a CDS encoding sugar phosphate isomerase/epimerase family protein translates to MKLGVFAVLFANKPFEEALDYIAAKGLEAVEIGTGGYPGNAHCNPDVLLADAGKLKAFKQAVESRGLTISALSAHANPLHPQQALAAPDDEVIRKTIELANRLEVPVVNTFSGCPGDHEGAKYPNWPVAPWPNDYQEILKWQWEEKVIPYWTEVGGIAEKSGVKIGLELHGGFSVHSPSTLLRLREAVGNVIGANLDPSHMWWQGIDPVQAVNILGRAGAIHHFHAKDTSIDPVNINHHGVTDMQSYTMMLDRAWQFRTVGFGHDMKTWADIISALRLVGYDYVVSIEHEDGLMSVDEGFSKAVQNLQQVLIREPLGEMWWV, encoded by the coding sequence ATGAAATTAGGCGTTTTTGCTGTATTATTTGCGAACAAGCCATTTGAAGAAGCGCTCGACTACATTGCTGCAAAAGGCCTTGAAGCGGTTGAAATCGGTACCGGCGGCTACCCGGGCAACGCACATTGCAACCCGGATGTATTGCTTGCCGACGCAGGCAAATTGAAAGCGTTTAAACAAGCGGTTGAATCCCGCGGCCTGACCATCAGCGCGCTTAGCGCTCACGCAAACCCGCTTCATCCGCAGCAAGCGCTTGCCGCACCGGATGATGAAGTGATCCGTAAAACGATCGAGCTGGCTAACCGTCTCGAGGTGCCTGTCGTGAACACGTTCTCCGGCTGCCCGGGCGATCATGAAGGCGCTAAATATCCAAACTGGCCGGTAGCTCCTTGGCCAAACGACTATCAGGAAATTTTGAAATGGCAATGGGAAGAGAAAGTGATCCCTTACTGGACTGAAGTTGGCGGCATCGCCGAAAAAAGCGGCGTAAAAATCGGCCTTGAGCTGCACGGCGGCTTCTCCGTCCACAGCCCGTCCACGCTGCTTCGCCTGCGTGAAGCGGTAGGCAATGTTATTGGCGCCAACCTTGACCCTAGCCATATGTGGTGGCAAGGCATCGATCCAGTGCAGGCAGTTAACATTTTGGGCCGCGCCGGCGCGATCCATCACTTCCATGCGAAAGATACGTCGATTGATCCGGTGAACATTAACCATCACGGCGTAACGGATATGCAGTCGTACACGATGATGCTCGACCGTGCATGGCAGTTCCGTACGGTAGGATTCGGCCATGACATGAAAACATGGGCTGACATTATTAGCGCGCTCCGCCTTGTCGGCTACGATTATGTCGTCAGCATTGAACATGAAGACGGCCTGATGTCCGTTGACGAAGGTTTCTCCAAAGCGGTGCAAAACTTGCAGCAAGTTCTCATCCGCGAGCCGCTTGGCGAGATGTGGTGGGTATAG
- a CDS encoding stalk domain-containing protein: MKRKKWPAALMGLLLLMFAVLPATAFGADAANSGTVELKLKSGQPSMQINGQTSAILAPYETSGTTMVPLRVITEAFKAGIDYQKGVIRLKYNDRNVVLTIGSKDVTVNGTVKQVAVAPVLVNNSTFVPLRVIVEAFGAKVDWNQTTKAITITGSLQSEALKRIGSSYEGYSIKDPKSYGLTDFSSVGSFAAWSNEDMTTELVITTDIVDQTFTSSELRQQLKDSWFEEDEQSIAEQTVTVNGTAFETIYSVFEDSVVQYRTAQKGDMVYTAFVVTDGSSASDLAPYEELLNSLTLSFDKATAADIVVPGDVHADYGDSVTAVVPGYWAGSSYDQEGGDFYLFHDGYFSISLLDEEDTADFEQEDDIAASELVPLPSIKISGKNAEVYKQENEEENGTNYFIFVENGSQLIVIQYFIGNGQREQGNLQDVQRVLSSIQIKA; the protein is encoded by the coding sequence ATGAAAAGAAAAAAATGGCCGGCCGCGCTGATGGGATTGCTGCTTCTTATGTTTGCTGTGCTGCCGGCAACCGCATTCGGGGCAGACGCAGCTAACAGCGGTACGGTTGAGCTGAAGCTGAAATCCGGACAGCCTTCGATGCAAATCAACGGCCAAACGTCCGCGATATTGGCGCCTTATGAAACAAGCGGCACGACGATGGTTCCGCTGCGCGTCATTACGGAAGCTTTTAAAGCCGGAATCGATTATCAAAAAGGCGTAATCAGGCTGAAGTATAATGACCGCAATGTCGTATTGACGATCGGCAGCAAAGACGTAACCGTAAACGGAACGGTCAAACAGGTTGCGGTAGCGCCGGTGCTGGTCAATAACTCTACCTTTGTTCCGCTGCGTGTCATTGTTGAAGCATTTGGGGCGAAAGTAGACTGGAACCAGACGACCAAAGCGATCACCATTACCGGCAGCTTGCAGTCGGAGGCGCTTAAGCGGATTGGCAGCAGCTATGAAGGCTACTCCATCAAGGATCCAAAGAGCTATGGCTTAACGGATTTTTCGTCTGTTGGCTCTTTTGCTGCCTGGTCGAACGAAGATATGACAACCGAGCTTGTCATTACGACTGATATTGTGGACCAAACATTTACTTCAAGCGAGCTGCGCCAGCAGCTGAAAGACAGCTGGTTTGAGGAAGATGAACAAAGCATCGCTGAACAAACGGTGACGGTTAACGGCACTGCCTTTGAAACGATATATTCCGTGTTTGAGGACTCCGTCGTGCAATACCGCACAGCGCAAAAAGGCGATATGGTTTATACAGCGTTTGTTGTGACGGACGGCTCGAGTGCAAGCGATCTTGCTCCATATGAAGAGCTGCTGAACAGCTTAACGCTTAGCTTTGATAAAGCAACAGCGGCGGATATTGTCGTGCCCGGTGATGTGCACGCCGATTACGGCGATAGCGTAACGGCTGTTGTGCCGGGGTATTGGGCTGGCAGCTCCTATGATCAAGAGGGCGGAGATTTTTATTTGTTCCATGACGGTTACTTCTCTATTTCGCTTTTAGACGAGGAAGATACGGCTGATTTCGAACAAGAAGATGACATAGCCGCTTCAGAACTGGTTCCGCTGCCGTCTATCAAAATTAGCGGCAAAAATGCGGAAGTGTACAAGCAGGAGAATGAGGAAGAGAACGGCACCAATTATTTTATTTTTGTAGAGAACGGCAGCCAATTAATTGTAATTCAATATTTTATCGGAAACGGGCAGCGCGAGCAGGGCAACTTGCAGGACGTGCAGCGTGTGCTCAGCTCCATTCAAATCAAAGCTTAA
- a CDS encoding U32 family peptidase yields MAFHIRREDIELLAPAGDWDCMRAAVANGADAVFFGVEKFNARARANNFRSEELPEIMAFLHSYGVKGFLTFNILVFEDELRNAQELIEMCMDAGVDAVIVQDLGLVKLIREISPDFPIHGSTQMTITSPEAVEFTKPFGLERVVLGRENNLKQIRKIGEQAKLPMEVFVHGALCVSYSGQCLTSEMWGGRSANRGECAQACRLPYDLIVDGEQKPMGDVAYLLSPKDLAAIDLIPELIEAGVTSFKIEGRLKSPEYVANVVSKYNKAIEKYFAGDSSAPSKEEVRELQQSFSRGFTHGFLEGTNNKQLVDGTFPKSRGVYLGRVERIMRDAVTVRLDAPLKRGDGIVFDAGDPTKKEEGGRVYDLRRQGVKIEGEAQQGTMLEIVPGRNDVDLRKVHVGDKVWKTSDPALDKRLRATFETEKPYRVFPVHVTVTGAEGEPMRTVWTDVQKGTTVIVSSELPLEKALKRPMDAELLHDQLGRLGGTLYQLDVLDVQLNGELILPIRELNRLRREAVELLAGERPKPPVFVKRTADAFADARKGEPKPVDKAQLTALCRTLPQVEAAVQTDVAMIYADFEFIKQFPAAIEIARKAGKPIALATPRIHMPGENGYHANILKLQPDAVLIRNTGALYYYLRAMAENPGKPFPKLIGDFSLNIANHKAVNLFTETGLDVVTPSYDLNIQQMVDLLRESDTSRLEVVIHQHLPMFHTEHCVYCTFLSEGTDFTNCGRPCEDHRASLQDRIGMSHPVRVDEGCRNTVYNAIEQSGAEYIRNFIELGVPSYRVEFLEETPEKVHEVLGLYRDALDGRINGSQVWRALKATNQLGVTRGQLVK; encoded by the coding sequence ATGGCCTTTCATATAAGAAGAGAAGATATCGAATTGCTGGCGCCTGCCGGCGATTGGGACTGCATGCGCGCTGCGGTGGCGAATGGCGCGGATGCTGTTTTTTTTGGCGTAGAAAAGTTTAATGCCCGCGCCCGCGCAAACAATTTCCGCTCGGAGGAGCTGCCTGAAATTATGGCGTTCCTGCACAGTTACGGCGTTAAGGGCTTTTTGACCTTTAACATACTGGTGTTTGAGGATGAGCTGAGGAATGCGCAGGAACTGATTGAAATGTGCATGGATGCCGGCGTGGATGCCGTGATCGTGCAGGATTTGGGCCTCGTGAAGCTGATCCGCGAAATTTCGCCGGATTTTCCGATTCACGGTTCGACGCAAATGACGATTACATCGCCGGAGGCGGTGGAGTTTACGAAGCCGTTTGGGCTGGAACGCGTTGTGCTTGGCCGGGAAAACAACCTGAAGCAAATCCGCAAAATCGGCGAGCAGGCGAAGCTGCCGATGGAAGTGTTCGTGCACGGCGCGCTTTGCGTATCGTATTCCGGCCAATGCTTGACGTCGGAAATGTGGGGCGGCCGTTCGGCCAACCGCGGCGAATGCGCGCAAGCCTGCCGCCTGCCGTATGACCTGATCGTGGACGGCGAGCAGAAGCCGATGGGCGATGTCGCTTATTTATTGTCGCCCAAAGATTTGGCGGCGATTGATTTGATTCCGGAGCTGATTGAAGCCGGCGTTACGTCGTTCAAAATCGAAGGGCGTCTGAAAAGCCCGGAATATGTCGCCAATGTCGTAAGCAAATACAACAAAGCGATTGAAAAATATTTTGCCGGCGATTCGTCCGCTCCATCGAAGGAGGAAGTGCGCGAGCTGCAGCAAAGCTTTTCGCGCGGCTTTACGCACGGCTTCCTGGAAGGAACCAACAACAAGCAGCTGGTGGACGGCACGTTCCCGAAAAGCCGCGGTGTTTACCTTGGGCGCGTCGAACGCATTATGCGCGACGCAGTCACGGTTCGTCTCGACGCTCCGCTGAAACGCGGCGACGGCATCGTGTTTGACGCAGGCGACCCGACGAAAAAGGAAGAAGGCGGACGCGTCTACGATTTGCGGCGCCAAGGCGTCAAAATCGAAGGTGAAGCGCAGCAGGGCACGATGCTTGAAATCGTACCGGGCCGCAACGACGTTGACCTGCGCAAAGTGCATGTCGGCGACAAAGTATGGAAAACAAGCGACCCGGCGCTCGACAAGCGCCTTCGCGCCACGTTCGAGACAGAGAAGCCGTACCGCGTATTCCCGGTGCATGTGACGGTTACCGGGGCGGAAGGCGAACCGATGCGTACCGTATGGACCGATGTGCAAAAAGGCACAACCGTTATCGTCAGCTCCGAGCTGCCGCTGGAAAAAGCGCTGAAACGTCCGATGGACGCCGAATTGCTTCACGATCAGCTGGGCCGGCTGGGCGGCACGCTGTATCAGCTCGACGTGCTTGATGTGCAGCTGAACGGCGAGCTGATATTGCCGATCCGCGAGCTGAACCGTCTCCGCCGCGAAGCGGTGGAACTGCTGGCGGGCGAACGGCCGAAGCCGCCTGTATTTGTAAAGCGCACTGCCGATGCATTTGCGGATGCGCGTAAAGGCGAACCAAAGCCAGTGGACAAAGCGCAGCTGACCGCGCTTTGCCGGACGCTGCCGCAGGTCGAAGCGGCGGTACAGACCGATGTGGCGATGATTTACGCCGACTTTGAATTTATTAAGCAGTTCCCGGCTGCAATCGAAATTGCGCGCAAGGCGGGCAAGCCGATTGCGCTTGCAACGCCGCGCATTCATATGCCCGGCGAAAACGGCTATCACGCCAACATCTTGAAGCTGCAGCCGGATGCGGTTCTTATCCGCAACACGGGCGCTTTATATTATTATTTGCGTGCAATGGCCGAAAATCCGGGCAAGCCGTTTCCGAAGCTGATTGGCGATTTCTCGCTTAATATCGCCAATCATAAAGCGGTCAACCTGTTCACGGAAACGGGCTTGGACGTGGTGACGCCATCTTATGACCTGAACATTCAGCAAATGGTCGACTTGCTGCGCGAATCGGATACATCGCGGCTTGAAGTCGTAATCCATCAGCATTTGCCGATGTTCCATACCGAGCATTGCGTATACTGCACTTTCCTGAGCGAAGGCACCGACTTCACCAACTGCGGACGTCCTTGCGAAGATCACCGCGCTTCGCTGCAGGACCGGATCGGCATGTCGCATCCGGTTCGGGTCGATGAAGGCTGCCGCAATACGGTCTATAATGCCATCGAACAGTCCGGTGCGGAATATATCCGCAACTTTATCGAGCTGGGCGTTCCTTCATACCGCGTTGAATTTCTGGAAGAAACGCCGGAAAAGGTGCACGAGGTGCTTGGCTTGTACCGTGACGCGCTTGACGGCCGTATTAACGGCTCTCAAGTATGGCGCGCGCTGAAAGCAACGAATCAGCTTGGCGTTACACGCGGGCAGCTCGTGAAATAA
- a CDS encoding RNA polymerase sigma factor produces the protein MQPIRLLQASLFIERQGEAMGNEREMVSRLKAGDREALARLMDAYGKEVYRTAALLLKDTHLAEDISQDVFLNAYRKINQLNDPLSIRSWLLRMTVNRCRSHMRRASWKRLLPGGSRLLTHETGAADVTLPSQAGNAASEPVVPGSEAWVSAKLLRDAIGDLPFRYREVIVLYYYEELPVGAIAEWLGEPAGTVKSKLQRGRKLLKSMLDEGGWADEDRGAGISATGKFDRNERKGAAERSI, from the coding sequence ATGCAACCGATTCGCCTGCTGCAGGCGTCTTTATTTATAGAGAGGCAAGGTGAGGCGATGGGGAACGAGCGGGAGATGGTCAGCCGGTTAAAGGCGGGCGACCGCGAAGCATTGGCGCGGCTGATGGATGCGTACGGCAAGGAGGTGTACCGGACGGCGGCGCTGCTGCTGAAGGATACACATTTGGCCGAGGATATCAGTCAGGATGTTTTTTTGAACGCCTACCGGAAAATTAACCAGCTGAACGATCCGTTGAGCATCCGGAGCTGGCTGCTGCGCATGACGGTGAACCGGTGCCGGTCACACATGCGCCGGGCATCCTGGAAACGGCTGCTCCCGGGCGGAAGTCGGCTCCTCACGCATGAGACGGGTGCCGCTGATGTGACATTGCCGAGTCAGGCGGGAAACGCTGCTTCCGAGCCGGTTGTACCTGGCTCGGAAGCGTGGGTATCGGCAAAGCTGCTTCGGGATGCCATTGGCGATTTGCCTTTTCGCTACCGGGAAGTCATTGTTCTTTATTACTACGAGGAGCTGCCGGTCGGCGCGATTGCCGAATGGCTGGGAGAGCCGGCCGGTACGGTGAAAAGCAAGCTGCAGCGGGGCAGGAAGCTGCTGAAATCAATGTTGGACGAAGGAGGCTGGGCGGATGAAGACAGAGGGGCAGGAATCAGCGCGACTGGTAAATTTGACCGGAACGAGCGTAAGGGAGCAGCTGAACGCAGCATTTGA
- a CDS encoding heptaprenylglyceryl phosphate synthase: MEGIGFNEWRHVFKLDPDKELTDEELDAVCMSGTDAIMVGGSSGVTYENTVDLMSRIRRYEVPCVLEVSSLDAAVPGFDGYLVPMVLNTDKPEWLIGHHIEGIKEYGSFIPWDKTAAEGYIILNADATAAKLTEANTNLDAADVAARVRLAARLLKLPIVYLEYSGRFGDMELVKRAAAAAGGARVFYGGGIDSAEKARQAAEVVHTVVVGNIVYADLQKALATVAAVKENAAV; encoded by the coding sequence ATGGAAGGTATCGGTTTTAACGAGTGGCGCCATGTATTTAAGCTGGATCCGGATAAGGAGCTGACGGACGAGGAGCTGGACGCCGTATGCATGTCGGGAACGGATGCGATTATGGTCGGCGGCTCCAGCGGCGTTACCTATGAGAATACGGTCGATTTGATGTCCCGTATCCGCAGATACGAGGTGCCGTGCGTGCTGGAAGTATCTTCGCTGGATGCGGCCGTTCCCGGGTTTGACGGGTATTTGGTGCCGATGGTGCTTAATACGGATAAACCGGAGTGGCTGATCGGCCACCATATCGAGGGGATCAAGGAATATGGCAGCTTTATTCCATGGGATAAAACGGCTGCGGAAGGTTATATTATTTTAAACGCTGATGCAACCGCAGCCAAGCTTACCGAAGCGAATACGAATCTGGATGCGGCCGACGTTGCGGCAAGGGTCAGACTGGCCGCCCGATTGCTGAAGCTGCCGATCGTCTATTTGGAGTACAGCGGCCGGTTTGGCGATATGGAGCTGGTGAAGCGGGCAGCGGCGGCGGCAGGCGGAGCCCGCGTATTTTACGGCGGCGGCATTGACAGCGCAGAGAAAGCACGTCAGGCAGCGGAAGTCGTACATACGGTTGTGGTAGGCAATATTGTATACGCCGATTTGCAGAAGGCGCTCGCTACCGTTGCAGCTGTAAAAGAAAACGCCGCTGTATAA
- a CDS encoding ABC transporter ATP-binding protein: MLKLFRFLKPFRVQVIFVFVFVFLQTLSDLYLPTLMSDIVDYGVMKGDNAYIWRIGGFMLLVAAAGGLCSVAASYMSSRSALGFGRMVRGKVFSHVENFSQQEFDRIGTASLITRTTNDITQLQQVLVMMMRLMITAPLMCIGGIIMAVSKDAKLSLVFVVVLPLLALVIYLVVRRGIPYFKAMQVKIDKLNRVLREGLTGIRVIRSFDRVRHEKERFDEASSDLTNTAVRVNKIMAVLFPLMMLVMNVSTVAILAIGAVRIDHNDLQIGSLMAFIQYASQIMFSLMMGSMMFVMVPRASASAGRINEVLDMEPAMKDITSPAALQEGYQGYIEFDHVTFSYPGAEEPAISDISFRASPGEVTAIIGGTGSGKSTLVGLIPRFYDAGSGSVRVDGLDVRDMTQEQLRAKIGFVPQKAVLFTGTVADNIRYGKDGATDEEVRHAAEIAQASGFIDEMEKGYDSVIEQGGNNVSGGQKQRLSIARALVRKPEIYVFDDSFSALDFKTDAKLRAALKSETTDATVLIVAQRVSTVMDADRIIVLDEGKVSGIGTHQELMETSEVYREIVSSQLSEEEIA; the protein is encoded by the coding sequence TTGTTAAAGCTGTTTCGATTTTTAAAGCCCTTTCGGGTGCAAGTCATTTTTGTTTTTGTATTTGTTTTTTTGCAAACGTTATCCGACCTCTACTTGCCGACACTTATGTCGGATATTGTAGATTATGGCGTCATGAAAGGAGACAACGCCTACATATGGCGCATCGGCGGATTTATGCTGCTCGTTGCGGCTGCCGGGGGATTATGCTCAGTGGCGGCAAGCTATATGTCCTCGAGATCCGCTCTTGGCTTTGGACGCATGGTCCGAGGCAAAGTGTTCAGCCATGTGGAGAACTTTTCGCAGCAGGAGTTTGACCGGATTGGCACGGCTTCTCTTATTACCCGTACAACGAATGATATTACCCAGCTTCAGCAAGTGCTTGTCATGATGATGCGCTTAATGATAACGGCGCCTTTGATGTGCATCGGCGGCATTATTATGGCGGTGTCCAAAGATGCCAAGCTGTCGCTTGTATTTGTTGTCGTATTGCCGCTTCTGGCACTGGTTATTTATTTGGTTGTCCGCCGGGGGATCCCTTACTTCAAAGCTATGCAGGTGAAAATTGACAAGCTTAACCGGGTGCTGCGCGAAGGTTTGACAGGCATTCGCGTCATTCGTTCGTTTGACCGGGTGCGCCATGAAAAAGAACGGTTTGATGAAGCAAGCTCCGATCTGACGAATACGGCAGTGCGTGTGAATAAAATTATGGCCGTGTTGTTCCCGCTTATGATGCTTGTGATGAACGTTTCGACGGTAGCCATTTTGGCGATTGGCGCAGTGCGGATCGACCATAATGATTTGCAGATCGGCTCTCTGATGGCCTTTATCCAATACGCATCGCAAATTATGTTTTCGCTTATGATGGGCTCGATGATGTTTGTAATGGTTCCGCGTGCGTCGGCATCGGCGGGCCGCATTAACGAAGTGCTTGATATGGAGCCGGCGATGAAGGATATAACCTCGCCAGCCGCCTTGCAGGAAGGCTATCAAGGTTATATCGAGTTCGATCACGTTACATTCAGTTATCCAGGGGCGGAAGAGCCGGCGATTTCCGATATTTCGTTTCGCGCCAGCCCCGGCGAGGTGACGGCCATTATCGGCGGCACCGGTTCCGGCAAAAGCACGCTGGTCGGCCTTATTCCGCGCTTTTATGATGCGGGCAGCGGCAGCGTCCGGGTGGACGGGCTGGATGTGCGGGATATGACGCAAGAGCAGCTGCGCGCGAAAATCGGTTTTGTCCCGCAAAAGGCGGTCCTGTTCACCGGCACCGTTGCCGATAATATCCGCTACGGCAAAGACGGCGCGACGGATGAAGAAGTGCGGCATGCCGCTGAGATCGCGCAAGCTTCCGGTTTTATCGACGAGATGGAGAAAGGCTACGATTCGGTCATTGAGCAAGGCGGCAACAATGTCTCCGGCGGGCAGAAGCAGCGTTTATCCATCGCCCGCGCGCTGGTTCGGAAGCCGGAAATTTATGTGTTTGACGACAGCTTTTCGGCGCTTGACTTTAAGACGGACGCGAAGCTGCGGGCAGCTTTAAAGTCGGAGACGACGGACGCAACCGTTCTGATCGTAGCGCAGCGCGTCAGTACGGTTATGGATGCGGATCGGATTATCGTGCTGGACGAGGGCAAAGTTTCGGGCATCGGCACTCATCAGGAGCTGATGGAGACGAGTGAAGTATACCGCGAAATTGTATCCTCGCAGCTGTCGGAGGAGGAAATAGCATGA